From Pogoniulus pusillus isolate bPogPus1 chromosome 5, bPogPus1.pri, whole genome shotgun sequence, the proteins below share one genomic window:
- the LOC135175371 gene encoding LOW QUALITY PROTEIN: microfibrillar-associated protein 5-like (The sequence of the model RefSeq protein was modified relative to this genomic sequence to represent the inferred CDS: deleted 1 base in 1 codon; substituted 1 base at 1 genomic stop codon) has protein sequence MMTPHPTISLASPFSFCFFCWVVFFFLSPERHFEDNQKXNVFWVWLLVIYTIAKAGGSLKGKTERLLLKGVETKGCRMKISGACVLLCLLAIFLSPADWLPWVVHGQEVESATGEVSSDSPINTSDAAVTPSVLLSPVQSDSETASPSSDCREEKFPCTRLYSVHKPVKQCISYLCVTSVRRMYIINKEVCSRIVCKENEVMQDEICRQLAGLPSRRLRRSGQPVNVPCRQFLKQQRRQPDAL, from the exons ATGATGACACCACATCCCACCATCTCTCtggcttctcctttttctttctgttttttttgttgggtggttttttttttcctctccccagaAAGACATTTTGAGGACAACCAAAAGTAGAACGTGTTCTGGGTGTGGCTGCTTGTGATTTACACAATAGCCAAAGCA GGGGGATCACTGAAGGGAAAGACAGAGCGTctgctgctgaagggagtggagacCAAGGGCTGCA GGATGAAGATCTCTGGAGCCTGTGTACTGTTGTGTCTCTTAGCAATCTTTTTGTCCCCAGCTG ACTGGCTTCCATGGGTGGTCCATGGACAAGAAGTGGAAAGTGCAACTG gtgAAGTTAGCTCTGACTCTCCTATCAACACCTCTG ATGCAGCTGTCACACCATCTGTGCTTCTTAGTCCTG TTCAGTCTGACAGTGAAACTGCATCACCTTCATCAG ATTGTCGTGAAGAAAAGTTCCCTTGCACACGCCTGTACTCTGTTCACAAACCAGTGAAGCAGTGTATCAGCTACCTCTGTGTTACAAG TGTGCGTCGCATGTACATAATTAACAAAGAGGTGTGCTCACGCATTGTCTGCAAGGAGAATGAGGTCATGCAAG ATGAGATCTGCCGTCAGCTGGCTGGCCTTCCTTCTCGACGTCTCCGCcgatctgggcagcctgttaatGTCCCTTGCAGACAATTCCTGAAGCAGCAGCGCAGACAGCCTGATGCTCTGTAA